In the genome of bacterium, one region contains:
- a CDS encoding sigma-70 family RNA polymerase sigma factor — translation MVKKKVVKKAVKPAKTKKAVVKKPAKKQAAKPVKPAKKPAVKPVSKPAPKATAKPAPKPAAPEVKKKKGKRIGRKLAKLVLTEEETQKFQEALDSLMAKGQGRGFVTEAEILHIFPQLEDDINLLERVMDTLEDNGVEIVDQEVASVWEQGKGLLEEEGSTKKKKDELLEGFDLGDIYDDSIQMYLREIGKVPLLKGEEEIDLAQRIGKGDEGARKRLTEANLRLVVSIAKKYMGRNLGLLDLIQEGNLGLFRAVEKFDWTKGYKFSTYATWWIRQAITRALADQSRTIRIPVHMVETLNKYAQAERQLVQDLGREPLPEEIAAEMGIEVEKVYHLKKISQETVSIDAPVGEDSSDEESSYLQDFIEDEDKPKPTEMAGRQLLREYVESILKDLDPREQKILKMRFGLEDGVTHTLEEVGEEFGVTRERIRQIEAKALDRIKEHPDIHKLRDY, via the coding sequence ATGGTTAAGAAGAAAGTTGTGAAGAAGGCTGTGAAGCCTGCTAAAACAAAAAAAGCAGTTGTTAAGAAACCTGCCAAAAAACAAGCGGCCAAACCTGTTAAGCCCGCTAAGAAACCGGCGGTAAAACCAGTTTCTAAGCCTGCACCAAAAGCCACCGCTAAGCCGGCTCCAAAACCCGCAGCTCCGGAAGTAAAAAAGAAAAAAGGCAAGCGCATTGGACGCAAGCTCGCAAAGCTAGTTTTAACTGAGGAAGAAACCCAAAAGTTCCAGGAAGCTTTAGACAGCTTAATGGCTAAAGGGCAGGGTCGGGGCTTCGTTACTGAAGCTGAAATTTTGCATATCTTCCCGCAGTTAGAAGACGACATCAACTTGCTGGAACGGGTAATGGATACCTTGGAAGACAACGGCGTAGAAATTGTCGATCAGGAAGTTGCCAGCGTTTGGGAACAAGGCAAGGGACTGCTAGAAGAAGAAGGCTCTACCAAGAAGAAGAAAGATGAATTGCTGGAAGGCTTCGATTTGGGAGATATTTACGACGACTCTATTCAGATGTACCTTCGTGAAATCGGCAAAGTGCCTTTGCTGAAAGGCGAGGAAGAAATCGACTTAGCGCAGCGTATCGGCAAAGGCGACGAAGGGGCCCGCAAGCGCTTAACCGAAGCCAACCTGCGTTTGGTTGTATCTATCGCCAAGAAATACATGGGCCGAAACCTAGGATTATTGGATCTTATCCAAGAAGGTAATCTTGGTTTATTCCGCGCTGTAGAAAAGTTCGACTGGACCAAAGGCTATAAGTTTTCCACTTATGCCACTTGGTGGATCCGCCAGGCCATTACTCGCGCTTTAGCGGATCAATCCCGAACCATTCGTATCCCTGTTCATATGGTGGAAACTCTGAACAAGTATGCCCAGGCAGAGCGCCAGTTAGTGCAAGATTTGGGACGCGAGCCGTTGCCGGAAGAAATTGCCGCCGAAATGGGAATCGAAGTAGAAAAAGTCTATCATTTAAAAAAGATTTCCCAGGAAACCGTATCAATCGATGCGCCAGTTGGAGAAGACAGTAGTGACGAAGAAAGTTCCTATTTGCAGGATTTCATCGAGGACGAAGATAAGCCCAAGCCAACAGAAATGGCAGGCCGTCAATTGCTGCGCGAGTATGTTGAATCAATCTTGAAAGATCTGGACCCGCGCGAGCAAAAAATTCTTAAGATGCGTTTTGGTTTGGAAGACGGTGTAACCCATACTTTGGAAGAAGTCGGCGAAGAATTTGGCGTGACCCGCGAACGTATTCGCCAGATTGAGGCTAAAGCCTTAGATCGGATTAAAGAACATCCAGATATTCACAAGCTCCGCGATTACTAA